Genomic segment of Gilliamella apis:
GAATATGACCTCTATGCGTGTCGATAATAGATTTAACGATTGCTAAACCAATCCCTGTTCCCGAGCTATCTTTACCACTACGGTGCCGTGATTCATCAACTCGATAGAAGCGATCAAAAAGATGTGGTAAATGGCGACTTTCAATCTTTTTACCTGGATTAGCAATAATAATTTGGATTCGTTTTTGATTTACTTGACTCAAGCTAATTTTAATTGTCTGATTTGCAGGAGTATATCGAATAGCATTGGATAATATATTACTTATCGCTCGCCCTAACATCATTTTATCCCCTTCTATATGAGAACAACTACCTTCTATTTCAAAAGTTATATTTTTTTCATCGGCTAAAGGTTCAAAATACTCACACATCAAACTAATCATTGAATGAAGATCAATATCAATAAGATTAGGAACTAATTGATGATTATCTGCTTGAGCTAAAAACAGCATATCAGAAATCATTTGAGACATTTTTTCATACTCTTCTAAATTAGAATATAAAATTTCTCGATATTCATCAGTTGATCGCGCATTATTTAATACTATTTGCGTTTGTGTGGTTAAATTAGTAATTGGTGTGCGCATTTCATGAGCAATATCAGCAGTAAAATTGCGTTGCCGATCAAAAACATCTTCCATTCGATGAAGCATATTATTAAAAGCTTTAACCAAACTAACATATTTCACCGGTACTGACTTGGTTGAAATACGATAATTTAAGCTTTTCATATTAATGCCTTCAATCTTTTTGATTAAACGGTTAATTGGTTTTTGCGTAAAATATATTGAAATTAATGAACCAATTAAAGCTAAGACACAAGCAATAACGATAAGTAAACCTAAACCATTTCTTAGTCGCTTAATAAATTCAAGCTGTAAATCACGGGCTACTGCAACTATTGTCGTATATTGGCGGCCTTCGTCCAACAATACTCTAGAGGCTCCGATACGATAAGATGATTTATCAATGTTCCAAATTGCAGTGCTATTTTCAGTAATTAAACGATCAAAATGTTCTTGTGATAAAGCAATTGATAAATTTGGACCTCGTGTGCGATAGACAATTTTTCCTGAATCATCAATAATATAAACAAATAAATGATGATGACCAGTTAAAATAAGTAAAAGATTTTGAAAGAATTCATCACGATTTTCATCGGGTGAATAATAGGTCAGCTCACGCTCGATTGAGGTAATGACAGAATTGAGTTCGGTGACATTTTGCTGAATCGAAATTTTTTCAAAAGTATGTTCAATAAGATAGCTAAAACAATAAAGTAGCCCACAGGTCAGTAGGCATACAATAAGTGGTATACGAAATGATATGATATTAGTTTTCTTCATCCAATACATCTAATTTATATCCCATTCCTCGGACTGTATGAATTAATTTCGGTTCAAAATCAGCATCAATCTTATTCCGTAAGCGCCTAATTGCCACATCAATAACATTGGTGTCACTGTCAAAATTCATATCCCATACTTGGGATGCGATTAATGATCTAGGAAGCACTTCACCAGGATAACGTAAAAAATATTCCAGTAATAAAAACTCTTTATTGGTTAAATCAATTCTTTTATCACCTCTGGTTACTGTTCGTTTAGGTAAGTCCATAACAAGATCAGCAATACTTAATTGATAATTATTAACCTGTGGTACATTTCGTCTTAATAATGACTTAACTCTTGCTAATAGTTCAGCAAAAGAAAATGGTTTTACTAAATAATCATCAGCGCCTAAATTTAGACCTTTAACTTTATCTTCAACACTCCCCATTGCCGTCAGCAGAATAATTTGCGTATCTTTACCAGCTTCACGTAAAGACTGCACTATCTTCCAACCAACAATATCGGGAAGCATGACATCAAGAATAATTAAATC
This window contains:
- a CDS encoding heavy metal response regulator transcription factor produces the protein MKLLVVEDEQKTGEYLRQGLVESGFIVDLTDNGLDGYHRAMTEDYDLIILDVMLPDIVGWKIVQSLREAGKDTQIILLTAMGSVEDKVKGLNLGADDYLVKPFSFAELLARVKSLLRRNVPQVNNYQLSIADLVMDLPKRTVTRGDKRIDLTNKEFLLLEYFLRYPGEVLPRSLIASQVWDMNFDSDTNVIDVAIRRLRNKIDADFEPKLIHTVRGMGYKLDVLDEEN
- a CDS encoding heavy metal sensor histidine kinase — protein: MKKTNIISFRIPLIVCLLTCGLLYCFSYLIEHTFEKISIQQNVTELNSVITSIERELTYYSPDENRDEFFQNLLLILTGHHHLFVYIIDDSGKIVYRTRGPNLSIALSQEHFDRLITENSTAIWNIDKSSYRIGASRVLLDEGRQYTTIVAVARDLQLEFIKRLRNGLGLLIVIACVLALIGSLISIYFTQKPINRLIKKIEGINMKSLNYRISTKSVPVKYVSLVKAFNNMLHRMEDVFDRQRNFTADIAHEMRTPITNLTTQTQIVLNNARSTDEYREILYSNLEEYEKMSQMISDMLFLAQADNHQLVPNLIDIDLHSMISLMCEYFEPLADEKNITFEIEGSCSHIEGDKMMLGRAISNILSNAIRYTPANQTIKISLSQVNQKRIQIIIANPGKKIESRHLPHLFDRFYRVDESRHRSGKDSSGTGIGLAIVKSIIDTHRGHIHVESDDLSTRFIIKLPTVI